From Bradyrhizobium sp. sBnM-33:
CGCAGTCGGACGTGAAGCGGGCTGTCGTGACCCTCGAAGAGGGCCACCGCATCGACGTCACCACCGGACTATAAGGCGACACAGCGATGGCATTGAAAACATACAATCCGACGACGCCGGGCCAGCGCCAACTGGTGATGGTCGACCGTTCGGCGCTCTACAAGGGCAAGCCGGTCAAGGCGCTGACCGAGGGCAAGCTCGGCAACGGCGGCCGCAACAACACCGGCCGCATCACCGTGCGCTTTCGCGGCGGCGGCCACAAGAAGGCCTACCGCTTGGTGGACTTCAAGCGGAACAAGGTCGACGTTCCCGCCATCGTCGAGCGGCTGGAGTATGACCCGAACCGCACCGCGTTCATCGCGCTGATCAAGTATCAGGATGGCGAGCAGGCTTACATCCTGGCGCCGCAGCGTCTGGCTGCGGGCGACACGGTGGTTGCCGGCAACTATGTCGACGTGAAGCCCGGCAATGTCATGCCGCTCGGCAACATGCCGGTCGGCACCATCGTCCACAACATCGAGATGAAGATCGGGAAGGGTGGCCAGATCGCCCGTTCCGCCGGCACCTACGCCCAGATCGTCGGCCGCGACCAGGAATACGTCATTCTGCGCCTGAACTCGGGCGAACAGCGCCTGGTGCACGGCCGTTGCCGCGGCACCATCGGTGCGGTGTCGAACCCCGATCACATGAACATTTCGATCGGCAAGGCCGGCCGCACCCGCTGGCTGGGCTGGCGTCCGCATAACCGCGGCGTCGTCATGAACCCGATCGACCATCCGCACGGCGGCGGCGAAGGCCGCACCTCGGGCGGCCGCCACCCGGTTACGCCGTGGGGCAAGCCGACCAAGGGCAAGAAGACCCGTTCGAATAAGTCGACCAATCGATTCATCCTCCTAAGCCGCCACAAGCGGAAGAAGTAAGGAACGCCGGACATGGTTCGTTCAGTCTGGAAAGGCCCGTTCGTCGAAGCCTCTCTGCTCAAGAAGGCAGATGCTGCGCGCGCGTCCGGCCGTCACGACGTCATCAAGATCTGGAGCCGCCGCTCGACCATCCTGCCGCAATTCGTCGGCCTGGTGTTCGGCGTCTACAACGGCCAGAAGCACGTGCCGGTCTCGGTCAACGAGGAAATGGTGGGTCACAAGTTCGGCGAGTTCTCGCCGACCCGTACCTTCCATGGCCACTCGGGCGACAAGAAAGCCAAGAAGGCTTGAGGAATAGACGATGAGCAAACCAAAGCGCGAACGTAGCCTCGCGGACAACGAGGCCAAGGCAGTCGCCCGGATGCTGCGCGTCAGCCCGCAGAAGCTCAATCTTGTCGCGCAATTGATCCGCGGCCGGAAGGCGTCTGCTGCGCTCGCCGACCTGCAGTTCTCGCGCAAGCGGATCGCGGTCGACGTCAAGAAGTGCCTGGAATCGGCGATCGCGAACGCCGAGAATAACCATGACCTCGAGGTCGACGATCTCGTCGTCGCCGAGGCCCATGTCGGCAACGGCATCGTCATGAAGCGTTTTTCGCCCCGCGGCCGTGGCCGTTCGGGCCGTATCTATAAACCGTTCTCGCACCTGACCATCGTGGTTCGTCAGGTCGAGGCCGAGGCAAGCGCTTAAAGCGGCGCGGGAGAAAACGATGGGTCAAAAGATCAATCCAATCGGACTGCGTCTCGGCATCAACCGCACGTGGGATTCGCGCTGGTTCGCCGGCAAGAACGAATACGGCAAGCTCTTGCACGAAGACGTCAAGATCCGCGAGATCCTGCACAAGGAGCTCAAGCAGGCGGCCGTCGCCCGCATCGTGATCGAGCGTCCGCACAAGAAGTGCCGCGTGACGATCCACTCGGCGCGTCCGGGCGTCGTGATCGGCAAGAAGGGAGCCGACATCGACAAGCTGCGCAAGCGGGTTGCCGACATCACGGCTTCCGACGTCGTCATCAACATCGTCGAAATCCGTAAGCCCGAACTCGACGCCACCCTGGTTGCCGAGTCGATTGCGCAGCAGCTCGAGCGCCGCGTCGCATTCCGCCGCGCCATGAAGCGGGCGGTGCAATCGGCGATGCGTCTTGGCGCCGAAGGCATCCGCATCAACTGCTCGGGCCGTCTCGGCGGCGCCGAAATCGCGCGCATGGAGTGGTATCGCGAGGGCCGCGTGCCGCTGCACACGCTGCGCGCCGACGTCGATTACGGCGTGGCGACGGCGTTCACCACGTTCGGTACCTGCGGCGTCAAGGTCTGGATCTTCAAGGGCGAGATCCTCGAGCACGATCCGATGGCCCAGGACAAGAAGATGGCCGAAGGCGATACCGCGCGTCCGCGCCGCGACACCGCCGCAGCGTGAGACATTAGGAAAGTTTGAGGGCTCAAAGCCATGATGCAACCAAAGAAAACGAAGTTCCGGAAGGCGCATAAGGGCCGTATCCACGGCGTTGCGACTTCGGGTGCGACGTTGTCGTTCGGCCAGTTCGGCCTGAAGGCGATGGCGCCCGAGCGCGTCACTGCCCGCCAGATCGAAGCCGCGCGCCGCGCGCTGACCCGCCACATGAAGCGCGCCGGCCGCGTCTGGATCCGCGTATTCCCGGACGTGCCGGTGTCGAAGAAGCCCGCCGAAGTCCGCATGGGCTCCGGCAAGGGCACGCCGGAATTGTGGGTGGCGCGGGTCAAGCCCGGCCGGGTGATTTTCGAGATCGACGGCGTCAACGTGCAGACCGCGAAGGAAGCGCTGACGCTCGCCGCCGCCAAGCTGCCGATCAAGACGCGCTTCGTCGCGCGCATTGCGGAGTAACACTCATGGCCCCGATGAAAGTTGAAGACATCCGCACGATGAGCGACGACCAGAGGGAGGATGCCGTCCTCAATCTGAAGAAGGAACGCTTCAACCTGCGTTTCCAGCGCGCCACCGGGCAGTTGGAAAACACCTCGCGGCTGCGCGAAGCCCGCCGCGATATCGCCCGCATCAAGACCATCGCCGCGCAGGTTCGCGCGAAGAAGAAGTAAGAGGCCGTATTATGCCGAAACGTACCCTTCAGGGCGTGGTCGTGAGCGACAAGCAAGCCAAGACGGTGGTGGTGCGCGTCGATCGCCGCTTCACCCATCCGATCTACAAGAAGACGATCCGCCGCTCCAAGAACTACCACGCGCATGACGAGAACAACGAGTTCAAGCCGGGCGACATGGTGTGGATCGAGGAAAGCAAGCCGATCTCGAAGTTGAAGCGCTGGACCGTGGTCCGGGGCGAACAGAAGAAAACGGCCTGATAACTTCGGTTTAGCCGAGGGAATTCAGGGAAATTTTGAGCGCGCTAAAGCGCAGAAAGAGGACGAGGTGCATCAATGATTCAGATGCAGACCAACCTCGACGTGGCCGACAATTCAGGCGCACGCCGTGTCATGTGCATCAAGGTGCTGGGGGGCTCCAAGCGCCGCTATGCCACCGTGGGCGACGTTATCGTCGTGTCGATCAAGGAAGCGATTCCGCGCGGCAAGGTGAAGAAGGGCGACGTGATGAAGGCCGTCGTGGTGCGGGTCCGCAAGGACATCCGCCGCGCCGACGGTTCGGTCATCCGCTTCGACCGCAACGCCGCCGTCTTGATCAACAACCAGTCGGAGCCGGTCGGCACCCGTATCTTCGGGCCGGTGCCGCGCGAGCTTCGCGCCAAGAACCACATGAAAATCATCTCGCTTGCGCCGGAGGTGCTGTGATGGCCGCCAAGATCCGGAAAGGTGACAAGGTCATGGTGATGACCGGTCGCGACAAGGGTCGCACCGGCGAAGTATTCGAGGTCCGCCCCGCCGAGAACAAGGCGCTGGTGCGCGGCGTCAACATGGTGAAGCGTCACCAGAAGCAGACCCAGAACCAGGAAGGCGGCATCATCTCCAAGGAGTCGCCGATCCACCTGTCCAACCTTGCCTATGTCGGCAAGGACGGAAAGCCGACCCGCGTCGGCTTCAAGATTCAGGCCGATGGCAAGAAGGTACGCATTGCCAAGAGCTCGGGAGCAGAGATCGATGGCTGATACCGCTTACGTGCCGCGCCTGCGCGCGGAGTACGACAAGAGCATTCGCGGCAAGCTGACCGAACAGTTCGGCTATGCCAACGTCATGCAGGTGCCGCGGCTGGACAAGGTCGTGCTCAACATGGGCGTCGGCGATGCTGTTAACGACCGCAAAAAGGCCGAGACCGCGGCTGCCGAACTGACGCTGATCGCCGGCCAGAAGGCAATCGTGACCTATTCGCGGATCGCGATCGCGACCTTCAAGCTGCGCGAGAACCAGCCGATCGGCTGCAAGGTCACGCTGCGCAAGGCCAAGATGTACGAGTTCATCGATCGCCTGGTGAACGTGGCGCTGCCGCGCGTGCGTGACTTCCGTGGTCTCAATCCGAAGAGCTTCGACGGCCGCGGCAACTACTCGCTCGGCCTCAAGGAGCACATCATTTTCCCCGAAATCGATTTCGACAAGGTTTCGGAAGCCCGCGGCATGGACATCACGGTCTGCACCACGGCGAAGACCGACGACGAGGCGCGCGCCTTGTTGACCGCATTCAATTTCCCGTTCCGGCAGTGAGACGCAGCTAAGCCTCTCAAACGCGGAAACCCAGGAGCCAAGCATGGCAAAGAAGAGTTCGATCGAGAAGAACAACCGGCGCAAGCGGATGGCCAAGAACGCCGCGCCTGCGCGCGCGAAGCTGAAGGCGATCATCGCCGACAAGACCAAGCCGATGGAAGAGCGGTTCGCGGCGACGCTGAAGCTCGCCCAGATGCCGCGCAACTCGTCGACCACGCGGATTCGCAACCGCTGCGAACTGACCGGCCGCCCGCGCTCGAACTACCGCAAGAACAAGCTTTCCCGCATCGCGCTGCGTGAACTCGGCTCCAAGGGCCTGGTTCCCGGGCTCGTGAAGTCGAGCTGGTAAGGAGGGTCGTCACGATGTCAACGCACGATCCGATCTCCGATCTCATCACCCGCATCCGCAACGCGCAGATGCGTTCGAAGTCCAAGGTCTCGACCCCGGGCTCGAAGATGCGCGCCAGCGTGCTCGAAGTGCTGAAGGCCGAGGGCTACATCCGCGGCTATGCCAGCGTGGAGCATGCTTCGGGCCGGAGCGAACTCGAGATCGAATTGAAGTATTTCGACGGCGAGCCCGTCATTCGCGAGATCGAGCGGGTCTCGAAGCCGGGCCGTCGGGTTTACGCCTCGGTGAAGAACCTGCCGCGCGTGAACAACGGTCTCGGCATTTCGGTGTTGTCGACGCCGAAGGGAATCATGGCCGACCACGCCGCGCGAGACGCGAATGTGGGCGGCGAAGTTCTCTTCACGGTGTTCTGAGGAAGGATTTTTAGCCATGTCACGTGTTGGCAAACGGCCTGTGGCGATCCCGTCCGGTGTGACGGCGACCGTCGAGGGACAGACCGTCAAGGTGAAGGGGCCGAAGGGCCAGCTTCAGTTCGTCGTGCATGACGACGTCGAGGTGAAGTCCGAAAGCGGGGCGATCAAGGTCGCGCCGAAGTTCAAGACCAACCGTGCGCAGGCCATGTATGGCACCGCGCGCGCGCAGGTGGCGAACCTGGTCGAGGGCGTCACCAAGGGTTTTGAGAAGAAGCTCGAGATCACCGGCGTCGGCTATCGCGCCGCGATGCAGGGCAAGAACCTGCAGCTCGCGCTCGGCTACAGCCACGACGTGGTCTATGCGATCCCGGAAGGCATCACCATCGCGGTGCCGAAGCCGACCGAGATCACGATCTCGGGCACCGATTCCCAGCGCGTCGGTCAGGTCGCCGCCGAGATCCGCGCCTACCGTCCGCCGGAGCCCTACAAGGGCAAGGGCGTGAAGTACGCCAACGAATTCATCTTCCGCAAGGAAGGCAAGAAGAAGTAACGGAGCCGGTCATGTCACTCAAGGTTACGAATGCCCGGCGCAAGCAGCGAGTGCGCAACTCGCTGCGCCGGTCCGCCAATGGACGCCCGCGTCTGTCGGTGTTCCGTTCGTCGAAGCACATCTACGCCCAGGTCATCGACGACCTGAAGGGCGAGACGCTGGCTTCCGCCTCGTCGCTGGAAAAGACCATGCGCGAGGCCGGCAACACCGGCGCCAACATCGATGCGGCCAAGGCCGTCGGCAAGCTGCTGGCGGAACGCGCCGTGAAGAACGGCGTCAAGGAAGTGGTGTTCGATCGCGGTCAGTATCTCTACCACGGGCGCGTCAAGGCGCTCGCGGACGCCGCTCGCGAAAGCGGACTGAGCTTCTAACGAAACGGTTTTGGATAATTACGAGGACAGGGGCTTTCTTCCCCTAAAGATTGGAAAACACCATGGCAGGTGAACGCGAACGCGGCGGACGCGAACGGAGCAGGGATCGCGAGGAGCGCGACAGCGAGTTCGTCGACAAGCTCGTCCACATCAATCGCGTGGCGAAGGTCGTCAAGGGCGGCAAGCGCTTCGGCTTTGCGGCGCTGGTTGTAATCGGCGACCAGAAGGGCCGCGTCGGTTTCGGCCACGGCAAGGCGCGCGAAGTGCCCGAGGCGATCCGCAAGGCGACCGAGTCGGCCAAGCGCAATTTGACCCGCGTGGCGCTGCGCGAAGGCCGCACGCTGCATCACGACATTGCCGGCCGTCACGGCGCCGGCCGCGTCTACCTGCGCGCCGCTCCGGCCGGTACCGGCATCATCGCCGGCGGCCCGATGCGCGCGGTGTTCGAGACGCTCGGAATCCAGGACGTGGTGGCGAAGTCGATCGGCTCGTCGAATCCCTACAACATGGTTCGCGCGACCTTCGACGCGCTGAAGCATCAGGATTCGCCGCGTTCGGTTGCGGCGCGCCGCAACATCAAGGTGTCCACGCTGCAATCGCGCCGTGTCGGCGGCGACGCCGAAGCGGTGGCTGAATAACCGGCGCGAACTTTAAGCGCTATTTGGAGTTAAGACGATGGCCAAGGCCGCAAAGACGATCAAGGTCGAGCAGACCGGCAGCGCGATCCGCCGCCACCACTCGCAGCGTTCGACGCTGATCGGCCTCAAGCTCAACAAGATCGGCCGGGTAGCCGAGCTTCAGGATACGCCTGAGGTTCGCGGCATGATCAGCAAGGTTCAGCATCTCGTCCGCATCGTCGGCGAGCAGTAAGAAAGCAAGGAGACAGGGCGATGAAGCTCAGCGATATCGCCGACAACGCCGGCTCGCGCAAAAAGCGCATGCGCGTCGGCCGTGGGATCGGTTCCGGCAAGGGCAAGACTTCGGGCCGCGGCGGCAAGGGCCAGACCGCGCGTTCGGGCGTGCGCATCAAGGGTTTCGAGGGCGGCCAGATGCCGCTGCATCGCCGCCTGCCGAAGCGTGGCTTCAACAACATTTTTCGGCTCGACTTTGCCGAGATCAATCTCGACCGGCTGCAGGAGGCGATCGATGCCAAGCTGGTCGACACCAAGGAAACCATTACCGCGGAATCGCTGGTCAAGGCCGGCGTGATCCGTCGCGTGAAGGACGGCGTGCGGCTGCTCGGCCGCGGCGAACTCAAGTCCAAGCTCGCGATCGAGGTGCACGGCGCCTCGAAATCCGCGGTTGCGGCGGTCGAGAAGGCCGGCGGCACGGTGAAGATCCTGGCCCCAGCCAAGAAGGAAGAAGGCGAGGCGGCGTAAAATCTGCGTCATCGCCCGCTGACCGCGGGCGTTACGCACGATAGGATGATGGACTTATCGAAGCCGAGCACCAAATAATGTCCGGCGTCTGCCGGTCGCCCGTTATCGGAGCGACGGCGCGAGGGCGGCGGGAGAAAGCCTGAACATGGTCTCAGCAGCAGAACAACTTGCGGCAAACCTCAATTTCGGCGCTTTGGCCAAAGCCGACGAACTGAAGAAGCGCATCTGGTTTACGCTGGGTGCGCTGCTTGTTTATCGGCTCGGTACCTATATCCCGCTGCCCGGCATCGATCCCGCGGCCTGGGAGCAGGTATTCAAGTCGCAGGCCGGCGGCATTCTCGGCATGTTCAACATGTTCGCCGGCGGCGGCATCAACCGCATGGCGATCTTCGCGCTGAACATCATGCCGTACATCTCGGCATCGATCATTATCCAGCTCCTGACGACGGTATCGCCCAAGCTCGAAGCCTTGAAAAAGGAAGGCGAGGCGGGCCGCAAGACGCTGAACCAGTATACCCGCTACCTCACGGTGATTCTGGCAACATTCCAGGCCTACGGCATCGCCGTCGGCCTCCAGGGCGCCGGCAATGTTGTCAGCGAACCCGGGCTGTTCTTCCTGATTTCCACCACGGTCACGCTGACCGGCGGCACCATGTTCCTGATGTGGCTCGGCGAGCAGATCACCTCGCGCGGCATCGGCAACGGTATTTCGCTGATCATCCTGGCCGGCATCGTTGCCGAGCTGCCGTCTGCTCTCGCCAATATGCTGGAACTGGGACGCCAGGGCGCGCTGTCGACTGGCCTGATCCTGCTCGTGATCGTGATGGCGGTCGTCGTGATCGCCTTCATCGTGTTCATGGAGCGCGCGCAGCGCAGGCTTCTGATCCAGTATCCGAAGCGGCAGGTCGGCAACAAGATGTTCGAGGGCCAGTCCTCGCATCTGCCGCTCAAGCTCAACACCTCGGGCGTGATCCCGCCGATCTTCGCCTCGTCGCTGTTGCTGCTGCCCGCGACCGTTGCAAACTTCAACGCCGGCCAGGGCCCGGAATGGTTCCAGTGGCTCAACACCCAGCTCAGCCACGGCCGTCCGCTGTTCCTGATCCTCTATCTGGGCCTGATCGTGTTCTTCGCGTTCTTCTACACCGCGATCGTGTTCAACCCGACCGAGACCGCAGACAATCTGAAGAAGCATGGCGGCTTCATACCCGGCATTCGTCCGGGCGAACGCACAGCCGAGTATATCGATTACGTGCTGTCGCGCGTCACGGTGCTGGGCGCGATCTATCTGGCGATCGTCTGTCTGATTCCCGAAATCCTGATTTCCTACGCCTCGGTGCCGTTCTATTTCGGCGGAACCTCGCTTCTGATCGTCGTCAGCGTAACCATGGATACAGTGGCGCAGGTGCAGGGTTATCTGTTGGCCCATCAGTATGAGGGGCTGATCCGGAAATCCAAGCTGAGGGGCCGCCGCCGCTGATTTCGCGGACAGGCGTGGTCTGAAATTCAAGACAAGGTGTGCGGCGATTCGCTCACCAAGCCGGGGGGCGAATAGTCATGAGATTGATCCTTTTGGGTCCGCCGGGCGCGGGCAAGGGGACCCAGGCACAGCGGCTGGTCCAGAAGTACGGCATCGTGCAGCTCTCGACCGGCGAAATGCTGCGTGCTGCGGTAGCCGCCGAAACGCCGGTCGGCCTGCAGGCCAAGGACATCATGGCGAGCGGTGCGCTGGTGCCGGATGAGATCGTGATCGGGATTATCTCCGACCGTCTCGATCAGCCCGACATGAAGAAGGGTTTCATTCTCGACGGCTTTCCGCGCACGGTGCCGCAGGCCGCTGCCCTCGACGAGCTCCTGAAGAAGAAGCACATCAAACTCGACGCCGTGATTGAACTGCGCGTCAACGAGAGCGCGCTTCTGAATCGCGTCGAGACGCGGGTTGCCGAGATGCAGGCCCGCGGCGAGGAAGTGCGAATCGACGACACCCCCGAAGTGCTGTCGAAGCGGCTGGCGAGCTACCGTTCGATGACCGAGCCGCTGATCCACTATTATTCCGAGCGTCGGAAGCTCGCTACCGTCGACGGCATGATGACCATCGAGCAGGTCACGCGGGAGATTAACCGGATCCTGTCCGCCGTCGGTGCGGTGGAACCCAAGGCCGCCAGGTCCGCGGCGCCGGCCAGGAAGGCCAGGGCGGGCACCAGCAAGAGCGCGAAGCCGGCGGGTAAAAAAGCTGCCAAAACCGCCGGGAAGGCGGCCAAATCGGCTGGAAAGGCTAAGAAAGCGGCCTCCAAGAGGGCTCTGAAGGCGACCCGCACCGCCGCGTCGGCTGCCAAAGGGGCTGCCAGGGGACGGGCGGCCGGCAAGGCCAAAAAGACCGCCAAGAACACCGTCCGCAAGGCTGCCAAAAAGGTCACGAAAAAGCGAGCTAAGCGATAGAGACGGTTGACGAAACCGAGTTGAATCCTTAATAAGCCCCGCATCCAAGTCGGATAGTTTTTTGACGATGCCGGGCCCCGAAGAAGATGAGGGGAAGGGCGTCGTGTTCGCGTTTGCGGACGCCTGCCCGAGATAGCAAGAACTTTAGGCCGATCCATTAGGGATCGGCGACAGGAGAGAAGTCCGTGGCCCGTATAGCCGGCGTGAATATCCCGACCAACAAGCGCGTTCTGATCGCGCTCCAGTACATCCATGGCATCGGCCAGAAGAACGCGTCCGAGATCATGGAGAAGGTCAAGATCCCGACTGATCGTCGCGTCAGCCAGTTGAGCGACCAGGAAGTCCTGCAGATCCGCGAAGTCATCGACCGCGACTATCTCGTCGAGGGCGACCTTCGCCGCGAGACCGGCATCAACATCAAACGTCTGATGGACCTCGGCTGCTATCGCGGTCTGCGTCATCGCCGCGGACTTCCGGTGCGCGGTCAACGCACCCACACCAATGCGCGCACGCGCAAGGGCCCGGCCAAGTCAATCGCCGGCAAGAAGAAGTAATTCGGCGAATTGCGAATAGGGCATGGCGAATAGAAACCTATTCGCTGCTCGCCGTTCGCCACTCGCGTTTTTAGGTGTAGCCGCTGGCATTACGGCGGCGTTGAGATCACAGGAAAGGTTTTAGGTAATATGGGCAAGGAAGCCACCCGCGTCCGCCGTCGCGAACGCAAGAACATCGCCTCCGGCATCGCGCACGTGAATTCGTCCTTCAACAACACGACCATCACCATCACCGACGCGCAGGGCAACACCATTGCCTGGTCCTCGGCCGGCACGATGGGCTTCAAGGGCTCGCGCAAATCGACCCCCTATGCCGCGCAGGTCGCGGCCGAAGACGTTTCCAAGAAGGCGCAGGAACACGGCATGCGCACCCTGGAAGTGGAAGTTGCCGGCCCCGGTTCGGGCCGCGAATCGGCGCTTCGCGCGCTGCAGGCGGCGGGCTTCACCGTGACGTCGATCCGCGACGTGACGACGATCCCGCACAATGGTTGCCGTCCGCGCAAGCGCCGGCGCGTTTGATACTGGTCGCGCGCGGTTATGCCGCTCGCGATTGCTTTTGGAATTTTCCGCGGACTGACCCGCGATCTCCAACGCCAGTGATCTGAAGGCGGATCGACTGGCCGGTCTATTGACCCGAAGGGGTGACAAAGTGACGATCCAGAAAAATTGGCAAGAACTTATTCGACCGAACAAGCTGCAGGTAACGCCGGGCTCCGACGCGACCCGGTTTGCGACCGTCGTCGCCGAGCCGCTCGAGCGCGGTTTCGGCCAGACGCTCGGCAACGCGCTACGCCGCATCCTGTTGTCGTCGCTGCAGGGCGCCGCCGTGCAGTCGGTGCACATCGACGGCGTGCTGCACGAGTTCTCCTCGATCGCGGGCGTTCGCGAGGACGTCACCGACATCGTGCTCAACATCAAGGACATCTCGATCAAGATGCAGGGCGAAGGCCCCAAGCGCATGGTCGTGAAGAAGTCGGGTCCGGGCGTCGTCACCGCCGGAGACATCCAGACCGTCGGCGACATCGTGGTGCTCAATCCCGAGCTGCAGATCTGCACACTGGACGAGGGCGCTGAAATCCGCATGGAGTTCACGGTCGCCGCCGGCAAGGGCTACGTCGCCGCCGAGCGTAACCGGCCCGAGGATGCGCCGATCGGCCTGATTCCGGTCGACAGCCTGTTCTCGCCCGTGCGCAAGGTCTCCTACAAGGTCGAGAACACCCGTGAGGGCCAGATCCTCGACTACGACAAGCTGACCATGACGATCGAGACCAACGGCGCGATCTCGCCGGAGGACGCGGTGGCCTATGCCGCACGCATCCTGCAGGATCAGCTCAACGTGTTCGTGAACTTCGAAGAGCCGCGCAAGGAAGTCGCGCAGGAGATCATTCCCGATCTCGCCTTCAACCCGGCGTTCCTCAAGAAGGTCGACGAGCTCGAGCTGTCGGTGCGTTCGGCAAACTGCCTGAAGAACGACAACATCGTCTATATCGGCGACCTCGTGCAGAAGTCGGAAGCGGAAATGCTCCGCACCCCGAACTTCGGCCGCAAGTCGCTGAACGAGATCAAGGAAGTGCTGGCCCAGATGGGTCTGCATCTCGGCATGGAAGTGCCGGGCTGGCCGCCGGAGAACATCGACGAGCTCGCCAAGCGCTTCGAGGATCACTACTGATTTTCGTCATTCCGGACGTCGCGAAGCGGCGATCCGGAATCTCGAGGCTCCGGGTTCGTGCTCACGCGCGCCCCGGAATGACTTGGGCGAACGCAGGCAGCCCACCTGAGCAATATGTCCGACGAACCGTCGCGACGAAGACAAGTCAAGGAACAGATCAATGCGTCACGGCAAGGTTCATCGTAAACTTAACCGCACCGCCGAGCATCGCCGCGCGATGTTCGCCAACATGTGCGCCGCCCTGATCAAGCACGAGCAGATCGTCACCACGCTGCCGAAGGCCAAGGAATTGCGTCCGATCGTCGAGAAGCTCGTCACCCTCGGCAAGAAGGGTGGGCTCGCCATGCGCCGTCAGGCGATCTCAGAGATGCGCGACGTCGACCAGGTCAAGAAGCTGTTCGACACGCTGGCGCCCCGCTACAAGGACCGCCAGGGCGGCTACACCCGCATCATCAAGGCCGGCTTCCGCTACGGCGACAACGCGCCGATGGCCGTGATCGAATTCGTCGACCGCGACGTTGATGCCAAGGGCC
This genomic window contains:
- the rplO gene encoding 50S ribosomal protein L15; translated protein: MKLSDIADNAGSRKKRMRVGRGIGSGKGKTSGRGGKGQTARSGVRIKGFEGGQMPLHRRLPKRGFNNIFRLDFAEINLDRLQEAIDAKLVDTKETITAESLVKAGVIRRVKDGVRLLGRGELKSKLAIEVHGASKSAVAAVEKAGGTVKILAPAKKEEGEAA
- the secY gene encoding preprotein translocase subunit SecY, producing MVSAAEQLAANLNFGALAKADELKKRIWFTLGALLVYRLGTYIPLPGIDPAAWEQVFKSQAGGILGMFNMFAGGGINRMAIFALNIMPYISASIIIQLLTTVSPKLEALKKEGEAGRKTLNQYTRYLTVILATFQAYGIAVGLQGAGNVVSEPGLFFLISTTVTLTGGTMFLMWLGEQITSRGIGNGISLIILAGIVAELPSALANMLELGRQGALSTGLILLVIVMAVVVIAFIVFMERAQRRLLIQYPKRQVGNKMFEGQSSHLPLKLNTSGVIPPIFASSLLLLPATVANFNAGQGPEWFQWLNTQLSHGRPLFLILYLGLIVFFAFFYTAIVFNPTETADNLKKHGGFIPGIRPGERTAEYIDYVLSRVTVLGAIYLAIVCLIPEILISYASVPFYFGGTSLLIVVSVTMDTVAQVQGYLLAHQYEGLIRKSKLRGRRR
- a CDS encoding adenylate kinase — protein: MRLILLGPPGAGKGTQAQRLVQKYGIVQLSTGEMLRAAVAAETPVGLQAKDIMASGALVPDEIVIGIISDRLDQPDMKKGFILDGFPRTVPQAAALDELLKKKHIKLDAVIELRVNESALLNRVETRVAEMQARGEEVRIDDTPEVLSKRLASYRSMTEPLIHYYSERRKLATVDGMMTIEQVTREINRILSAVGAVEPKAARSAAPARKARAGTSKSAKPAGKKAAKTAGKAAKSAGKAKKAASKRALKATRTAASAAKGAARGRAAGKAKKTAKNTVRKAAKKVTKKRAKR
- the rpsM gene encoding 30S ribosomal protein S13 — translated: MARIAGVNIPTNKRVLIALQYIHGIGQKNASEIMEKVKIPTDRRVSQLSDQEVLQIREVIDRDYLVEGDLRRETGINIKRLMDLGCYRGLRHRRGLPVRGQRTHTNARTRKGPAKSIAGKKK
- the rpsK gene encoding 30S ribosomal protein S11, with translation MGKEATRVRRRERKNIASGIAHVNSSFNNTTITITDAQGNTIAWSSAGTMGFKGSRKSTPYAAQVAAEDVSKKAQEHGMRTLEVEVAGPGSGRESALRALQAAGFTVTSIRDVTTIPHNGCRPRKRRRV
- a CDS encoding DNA-directed RNA polymerase subunit alpha — encoded protein: MTRRGDKVTIQKNWQELIRPNKLQVTPGSDATRFATVVAEPLERGFGQTLGNALRRILLSSLQGAAVQSVHIDGVLHEFSSIAGVREDVTDIVLNIKDISIKMQGEGPKRMVVKKSGPGVVTAGDIQTVGDIVVLNPELQICTLDEGAEIRMEFTVAAGKGYVAAERNRPEDAPIGLIPVDSLFSPVRKVSYKVENTREGQILDYDKLTMTIETNGAISPEDAVAYAARILQDQLNVFVNFEEPRKEVAQEIIPDLAFNPAFLKKVDELELSVRSANCLKNDNIVYIGDLVQKSEAEMLRTPNFGRKSLNEIKEVLAQMGLHLGMEVPGWPPENIDELAKRFEDHY
- the rplQ gene encoding 50S ribosomal protein L17; amino-acid sequence: MRHGKVHRKLNRTAEHRRAMFANMCAALIKHEQIVTTLPKAKELRPIVEKLVTLGKKGGLAMRRQAISEMRDVDQVKKLFDTLAPRYKDRQGGYTRIIKAGFRYGDNAPMAVIEFVDRDVDAKGQDSGPVEEKSAEAA